In one Nicotiana tomentosiformis chromosome 6, ASM39032v3, whole genome shotgun sequence genomic region, the following are encoded:
- the LOC104121058 gene encoding LOB domain-containing protein 4-like: MGSTNKKNKHVPCSACKFLRRRCTQDCIFLPHFPSAEPQKFIAQEIPVDNREDAVISMVYEATARLRDPVYGCVGIISALQKHVFHLQSELNEALAEVMSLRTQVSDALSLPSLLEGSPFTPENHEFLHFQKPSEQNAYANASDALLLLPEAADHYCLQETEVLHPLPYLDILFSSMDNNRLSIFAFHSTPWDLVKAMFQSCRYTSFFLL; this comes from the exons ATGGGTTCTACAAACAAGAAGAACAAACATGTGCCATGTTCAGCATGTAAGTTTCTTCGTAGACGCTGCACTCAGGATTGCATTTTCTTGCCTCACTTTCCTTCTGCTGAACCACAAAAATTTATTGCT CAGGAGATACCAGTGGATAATAGAGAAGATGCAGTGATTAGCATGGTTTATGAAGCTACAGCAAGACTCAGAGATCCAGTATATGGCTGTGTGGGCATCATTTCTGCCCTCCAGAAACATGTTTTTCACTTACAATCCGAGTTAAACGAAGCTTTAGCTGAAGTAATGTCTCTCAGAACCCAGGTATCCGATGCTTTATCCTTACCCTCTCTGCTTGAAGGTTCTCCATTCACCCCCGAGAACCATGAGTTTCTCCATTTCCAGAAACCGAGTGAGCAAAATGCATATGCTAATGCCTCGGACGCCTTGCTTCTACTTCCAGAAGCTGCAGATCACTATTGTCTCCAAGAAACTGAAGTTCTTCATCCACTGCCTTACTTGGACATATTGTTTTCTAGTATGGACAACAATAGACTGTCAATATTTGCCTTTCATTCAACACCTTGGGATTTAGTAAAGGCAATGTTCCAAAGCTGCAGATATACTAGTTTCTTCCTACTTTGA
- the LOC104121059 gene encoding calcium uniporter protein 5, mitochondrial-like — translation MWRTSCNLLKRTVTSASISHGTRTFPIPVMDYRSGCFCGSTRMMGGYYFSSASTGNGENKNNMNNGDFITHEEAKRLMRLVNVEELKWKLGMENTEVIGYSELLKACEKMGVAKTRDEAVGFARVLDEAGVILLFRDKVYLHPDKVVDEIRKAVPLALLPNDDPTIDELKILQEKMDKIDELAHKQVRRILWTGLGAGLLQVGLFFRLTFWEFSWDVMEPIAFFTTTTGIVVGYAYFLVTSRDPSYQDVLKRLFLSRQRKLIKKYNFDIQRFVELQKKIRVPVSSQASMKHRLGVELEAEDLLHGH, via the exons ATGTGGAGAACTTCGTGTAATTTATTGAAACGTACTGTTACATCAGCGTCTATCAGCCATGGGACAAGAACATTTCCCATTCCGGTTATGGATTATCGATCCGGGTGTTTTTGCGGGTCGACCCGAATGATGGGTGGGTACTATTTCAGCTCAGCTTCAACAGGGAATGGGGAAAACAAGAATAATATGAATAATGGGGATTTTATTACGCACGAGGAAGCTAAGAGGCTGATGAGATTGGTGAATGTTGAGGAGCTGAAGTGGAAATTAGGGATGGAAAATACGGAGGTTATTGGATACAGTGAGCTGTTAAAAGCTTGTGAAAAAATGGGTGTGGCTAAAACGCGTGATGAGGCGGTTGGTTTTGCTAGAGTACTTGACGAGGCTGGTGTCATTTTGCTCTTCAGAGATAAAGTTTACCTTCATCCTGATAAG GTAGTGGATGAAATTAGAAAGGCAGTTCCCCTAGCACTTCTACCCAATGATGACCCCACGATAGATGAACTAAAGATTCTGCAGGAGAAGATGGATAAAATTGATGAGCTTGCACATAAGCAGGTGCGTCGCATTTTATGGACTGGGTTAGGAGCTGGCCTCTTGCAAGTTGGTCTCTTCTTCCGTCTAACGTTCTGGGAATTCTCTTGGGATGTGATGGAACCAATTGCTTTTTTCACAACTACTACTGGGATAGTAGTAGGTTATGCTTATTTCCTTGTTACTTCTAGAGACCCGTCATACCAAGATGTGTTGAAGAGGCTCTTCCTCTCAAGGCAGAGGAAGCTGATCAAGAAGTATAATTTTGATATTCAGAGGTTTGTGGAATTACAAAAGAAAATCAGAGTACCAGTGAGTAGTCAAGCTTCAATGAAACATCGGTTAGGGGTGGAACTGGAAGCTGAGGATCTTTTACACGGTCACTAA